Proteins co-encoded in one Pseudochaenichthys georgianus chromosome 22, fPseGeo1.2, whole genome shotgun sequence genomic window:
- the gpr65 gene encoding G protein-coupled receptor 65, with product MACHPEYEHINSTSAMENLTLRSNHSECYPVDSASRRRSFMFFHLAIIVTAIPSNAFSLYVSWQHIRQKNGLGVYLFNLALSDLTSTIGLSMWLDFLWKGLWIHGGYVCMLSVYFLYTNFYTSEALLCCIAVDRYLAVVHPFKYTFLRKVNTAAAIGVAIWLLVFCFNATTISWEDSYHEYNKFAVCFDILLPLSRNLVWANLARFILGFIPFLLVVFSTWGIWEAVKSNQATKERERKRILKLLTVVLLCVLFCFGPIHVMMLLRTQMDDCREVAWLLYPYKISIALSSLNCLADPLLYCFITRTGKANVNQVVLFFQVKKRSNDEDVV from the exons ATGGCCTGTCACCCAGA GTATGAGCACATAAACTCCACATCTGCAATGGAAAACTTAACCCTGAGGTCAAATCATTCAGAATGCTACCCAGTTGATAGCGCTTCAAGGAGGAGGTCGTTTATGTTTTTTCACCTGGCTATCATCGTCACTGCCATCCCATCCAACGCCTTCTCCCTGTACGTGTCGTGGCAGCACATCAGACAGAAGAATGGTCTCGGTGTGTATCTATTTAACTTGGCGCTGAGTGACCTGACCTCCACCATCGGCCTCTCCATGTGGCTGGACTTTCTGTGGAAAGGACTTTGGATCCACGGAGGCTACGTTTGTATGCTATCTGTCTACTTCCTCTACACTAACTTTTACACCAGTGAAGCTCTCCTCTGCTGCATTGCTGTTGACCGCTACCTAGCAGTGGTTCACCCCTTTAAGTACACTTTCTTGAGGAAAGTGAATACTGCAGCAGCAATTGGTGTTGCCATTTGGTTGTTGGTGTTCTGTTTTAACGCTACAACCATCTCTTGGGAGGACTCATACCATGAGTACAACAAGTTTGCAGTGTGCTTTGATATTTTGCTCCCGCTGTCACGGAACCTTGTCTGGGCTAATCTAGCACGCTTTATCCTGGGCTTTATTCCCTTTCTCCTGGTGGTGTTTTCCACCTGGGGGATCTGGGAGGCCGTCAAATCCAATCAGGCCACAAAGGAACGAGAACGTAAACGTATCCTAAAGCTGCTGACGGTAGTTCTGCTCTGTGTTTTGTTCTGCTTTGGGCCTATCCACGTCATGATGCTCCTCCGCACACAAATGGATGACTGCAGGGAGGTTGCATGGCTCCTTTACCCATACAAAATCAGCATAGCTCTCTCCAGCTTAAACTGCCTTGCAGACCCTCTCCTTTACTGCTTCATTACTAGAACGGGGAAGGCAAATGTCAATCAGGTTGTTCTATTCTTCCAGGTAAAGAAAAGGAGCAATGATGAAGATGTGgtgtag